From a region of the Tenggerimyces flavus genome:
- a CDS encoding helix-turn-helix domain-containing protein: protein MLESVGLTPDEELIYTTLVDRPRASADDLLDLGLPRARVRKTLATLESKGLVSLLPGLPRRYAAAAPDVALEVLIRSREEELQRARVTAGHLGERHRGARPATGPEEVVEIVTTADATSQRWLELQRSARRQVRAFDRPPYLGYGPNNVERELLAQGIEYRVIYDRVGLELPGHLDAALEMVEAGEQARVTTDVPVKMFVADEHVGLISLQGSERADSAIVVHASSVLDTMVALFEEVWRRSLPLRAEPSADPHQRGQVQVKLLALLAAGLTDEAIGRQLGVHTRTVRRHVRQLMDELDAGTRFQAGMQAVRRGML from the coding sequence TTGCTGGAAAGTGTTGGCCTGACACCCGACGAAGAGCTGATCTACACCACGTTGGTGGATCGACCGCGTGCCAGTGCGGACGATTTGCTCGACCTCGGACTACCACGTGCTCGCGTACGAAAGACCCTCGCCACCTTGGAGAGCAAGGGGTTGGTCTCGCTGCTGCCCGGACTGCCGAGGCGCTACGCCGCGGCCGCGCCGGATGTGGCGCTGGAGGTGTTGATCCGCTCGCGTGAGGAGGAGCTGCAACGCGCCCGAGTCACCGCGGGACATCTTGGCGAACGGCATCGCGGCGCGCGCCCTGCCACCGGGCCCGAGGAGGTCGTCGAGATCGTCACGACCGCCGACGCGACGTCGCAACGCTGGCTCGAGCTGCAGCGCAGCGCGCGGCGCCAGGTCCGCGCATTCGATCGCCCGCCGTACTTGGGGTACGGGCCGAACAACGTCGAACGCGAGCTGCTCGCGCAGGGCATCGAGTACCGGGTGATCTACGACCGGGTCGGGCTCGAGCTGCCGGGGCACCTCGACGCGGCGCTGGAGATGGTCGAGGCCGGCGAACAGGCCCGCGTGACGACCGACGTCCCGGTGAAGATGTTCGTCGCCGACGAGCACGTCGGCCTGATCTCCTTGCAGGGTTCGGAACGTGCCGACAGCGCGATCGTCGTCCACGCGTCGTCGGTGCTGGACACGATGGTCGCGCTGTTCGAGGAGGTGTGGCGTCGTTCGCTCCCGCTGCGCGCCGAACCTTCCGCGGACCCGCATCAGCGCGGCCAGGTGCAGGTCAAGCTGCTTGCCCTGTTGGCAGCCGGCCTCACCGACGAGGCGATCGGCCGGCAGCTCGGCGTGCACACGCGCACAGTGCGCCGCCACGTACGGCAGCTGATGGACGAGCTCGACGCCGGCACGCGTTTCCAGGCGGGCATGCAGGCGGTCCGCCGCGGAATGCTGTAA
- a CDS encoding amidohydrolase — protein MLVLRQARLGSRGQTADLTIDHGLVTAITPAKSTDVPRDATTVDLEGRTVLPAMWDAHAHLVQWATSRRRIDLTKARSAADAVALVLAAVDGRAGGEIISGFGFRDGIWPDQPHQDLLQAALPDRPIALLSNDLHTVWLSPAALEVVGANEHETGILREQDCLRAVAALPQAPVETLDQWVAEAATAAAARGVAGIIDFEFADNLTDWPRRLAQHRIDVRIQATVYPAWLEHAIAAGHRTGDRLHDLLEVGPLKLFVDGSLNTRTAYCARPYPGLEGDAANGLLELPPDELVTSMRRAVENGLQPAVHAIGDLANRIALDAFEQVGCTGRIEHAQLVDVSDVHRFARPGLAVGVQPAHAPDDRDVADKYWAGRTERAFPYADLLRAGATLELGSDAPVAPLDPWDGIASAITRTDDDRPAWHPEQALELPDALAAASRGRRELEIGQPADVMILDDDPADLVPEDLRKIEVFGTLLAGRWTHGNPTG, from the coding sequence GTGCTCGTCCTTCGTCAAGCGCGGCTCGGCAGCCGCGGCCAGACCGCCGATCTCACCATCGACCATGGACTGGTCACCGCGATCACCCCCGCCAAATCCACCGACGTACCGCGCGACGCTACGACGGTAGACCTGGAAGGGCGGACCGTACTACCCGCGATGTGGGATGCGCACGCCCATCTCGTGCAGTGGGCAACGAGCCGACGGCGGATCGATCTCACGAAAGCGCGTTCAGCTGCGGATGCGGTCGCCCTCGTACTCGCCGCCGTCGATGGGCGGGCCGGCGGCGAGATCATCAGCGGATTCGGTTTTCGGGACGGAATCTGGCCCGACCAGCCGCACCAGGACCTGCTCCAGGCCGCGCTCCCGGACCGCCCGATCGCCCTGCTCAGCAACGACCTGCATACCGTCTGGTTGAGCCCGGCCGCGCTCGAGGTCGTCGGTGCGAACGAGCATGAAACCGGCATCCTTCGCGAACAGGACTGCCTCCGCGCCGTCGCCGCCCTCCCCCAGGCACCGGTCGAGACACTCGACCAGTGGGTCGCCGAGGCCGCCACCGCGGCCGCGGCCCGCGGCGTCGCCGGGATCATCGACTTCGAGTTCGCCGACAACCTCACCGACTGGCCGCGCCGCCTCGCCCAGCACCGGATCGACGTACGGATCCAGGCCACCGTCTACCCCGCCTGGCTCGAGCACGCCATCGCCGCAGGTCACCGTACGGGCGACCGCCTGCACGACCTGCTCGAGGTCGGCCCGCTGAAGCTGTTCGTCGACGGCTCGCTCAACACCCGAACGGCGTACTGCGCACGCCCCTACCCCGGCCTCGAAGGCGACGCGGCGAACGGTCTGCTCGAACTCCCGCCCGACGAACTGGTCACGAGCATGAGGCGCGCCGTCGAGAACGGGCTGCAGCCCGCGGTCCACGCGATCGGCGATCTCGCCAACCGGATCGCTCTCGACGCGTTCGAGCAGGTCGGCTGCACGGGCCGGATCGAGCACGCGCAGCTGGTCGATGTGTCCGACGTACACCGGTTCGCCCGACCCGGACTCGCCGTGGGTGTCCAGCCCGCGCACGCGCCGGACGACCGCGACGTCGCCGACAAGTACTGGGCGGGACGGACGGAGCGCGCGTTCCCGTACGCCGACCTGCTCCGCGCCGGTGCGACTCTCGAGCTCGGCTCGGATGCTCCGGTCGCGCCGCTCGACCCGTGGGACGGCATCGCGTCCGCGATCACACGGACGGATGACGACCGGCCGGCCTGGCATCCGGAACAAGCGCTGGAACTTCCGGACGCACTCGCCGCGGCGAGCCGCGGCCGCCGCGAGCTCGAGATCGGACAACCCGCCGATGTCATGATTCTCGACGACGATCCGGCCGACCTTGTTCCGGAAGATCTCCGCAAGATCGAGGTCTTCGGCACGCTGCTGGCCGGCCGCTGGACGCACGGCAACCCCACCGGGTAG
- a CDS encoding M14 family zinc carboxypeptidase, with protein sequence MLVDELESVPAMDGFAGVDELVATTQRLAAEYSDVARLRRIGTSRLGEPLVCLTVGSGEHHAVVFGMPHPNEPIGGLTAVHLARRICADPALRERLGYTWHIVPCIDPDGTRLNEGWFEGPFTRTLYARNFYRPAASEQVEWTFPFAYKRAYFDQVLPETLALMRLIDDTRPTFMCSLHNGEVGGVYYYLSRPEPSLYPVLQGIPAHLGLPLDTGEPEAPFIRRLDTAIYQTASTEEAYDYAESAGVDPLHEVAGDSSGAYASRYGTLTLVSELPYLADKNAGDQRPAKIGYGDLLRTQALGLRELAWLLTDTLEHVSDDMVTDSPFLRATRYFAPMCASLPEMNERRAAVAEASRPATVAEQHSCEDLVHMFRLRYGGMLLRALDGEVAIGNGTPAIRFRRAALSETFQAWCDEAEEASSAETIPIKKLVGTQYAAILAVASHASTRRK encoded by the coding sequence ATGCTCGTTGACGAACTCGAGAGCGTTCCGGCAATGGACGGATTTGCCGGCGTCGACGAGCTGGTGGCCACGACCCAGCGCCTGGCGGCTGAGTACTCCGACGTAGCTCGGCTGCGGCGGATCGGGACCTCGCGGCTCGGTGAGCCGTTGGTCTGTCTGACCGTGGGGAGCGGCGAGCACCATGCGGTGGTCTTCGGCATGCCGCACCCGAACGAGCCGATCGGCGGGCTGACCGCCGTTCATCTGGCTCGGCGGATCTGTGCGGACCCGGCGTTGCGTGAACGCTTGGGGTACACCTGGCACATCGTGCCGTGCATCGACCCGGACGGGACACGGCTGAACGAGGGGTGGTTCGAGGGGCCGTTCACGCGGACGTTGTACGCGCGGAACTTCTACCGCCCGGCGGCCTCGGAGCAGGTGGAGTGGACGTTCCCGTTCGCGTACAAACGCGCGTACTTCGACCAGGTGCTCCCGGAGACGTTGGCGCTGATGCGGCTGATCGACGACACGCGGCCGACGTTCATGTGCTCGCTGCACAACGGCGAGGTGGGCGGCGTGTACTACTACCTGTCACGGCCGGAGCCGTCGCTTTACCCTGTGCTGCAAGGGATTCCGGCGCATCTGGGGTTGCCGTTGGACACCGGGGAACCGGAGGCGCCGTTCATCCGGCGGCTGGACACGGCGATCTACCAGACGGCCTCGACGGAGGAGGCGTACGACTACGCCGAGTCCGCCGGGGTCGATCCGCTCCACGAGGTCGCGGGGGACTCGTCGGGGGCTTACGCGTCGCGGTACGGGACGCTGACGTTGGTGTCGGAGCTGCCGTACTTGGCGGACAAGAACGCGGGGGACCAGCGGCCGGCGAAGATCGGCTACGGGGATCTGTTGCGGACCCAGGCTCTGGGCCTGCGGGAGTTGGCGTGGTTGCTGACGGACACGTTGGAACACGTTTCCGATGACATGGTGACGGATTCGCCGTTCCTGCGGGCGACTCGCTACTTCGCGCCGATGTGCGCATCCCTGCCCGAGATGAACGAACGCCGCGCCGCCGTGGCCGAGGCCTCGCGCCCGGCGACCGTGGCGGAGCAGCACTCGTGCGAGGACCTGGTGCACATGTTCCGCCTGCGCTACGGCGGCATGCTGCTGCGAGCACTGGACGGCGAGGTGGCGATCGGCAACGGCACCCCCGCGATCCGCTTCCGCCGGGCAGCGTTGTCGGAGACGTTCCAGGCCTGGTGCGACGAAGCGGAGGAGGCATCGTCGGCCGAGACGATCCCGATCAAGAAGCTCGTCGGCACCCAGTACGCCGCCATCCTCGCCGTCGCCTCCCACGCCTCGACCCGTCGCAAGTAG
- a CDS encoding ArsR/SmtB family transcription factor, with product MGTYQGRALEALGDPTRRAIFERLGRGPCSVGVLASELPVSRPAVSQHLKVLKQAGLVVDQAVGTKRVYRIDPKGVDGLRGYFQQFWTDAMAAFQQAVEEET from the coding sequence GTGGGGACTTACCAAGGCCGCGCTCTCGAAGCTCTGGGGGATCCGACTCGGCGGGCGATCTTCGAGCGGCTCGGCAGAGGTCCTTGCTCGGTCGGCGTCCTGGCCTCGGAGCTCCCGGTCAGCCGGCCAGCGGTTTCGCAGCACCTCAAGGTGCTCAAGCAGGCCGGGCTCGTGGTGGACCAAGCCGTGGGGACCAAGCGGGTGTATCGGATCGATCCGAAGGGGGTCGACGGCTTGCGCGGGTATTTCCAGCAGTTCTGGACGGATGCGATGGCCGCCTTTCAGCAGGCCGTCGAGGAGGAAACATGA
- a CDS encoding SRPBCC family protein, translating to MTQQTDDTVRVQVTVDAPIERAFAVFTERFDSWWPRGHHLGDGDLVAAVIEPEKGGRWYERTADGKECDWGHVLEWDPPHHVALSWDIKPAFDGVDPERASRIDVRFEADTEKRTTVTLVHSEFEKHGDDWQQLRNGVGADDGWGGILTAYVEAANA from the coding sequence ATGACGCAGCAGACAGACGACACCGTTCGGGTGCAAGTCACGGTTGACGCTCCGATCGAGCGCGCGTTCGCGGTGTTCACCGAACGGTTCGACAGTTGGTGGCCGCGCGGCCATCACCTCGGAGACGGCGACCTGGTCGCCGCGGTCATCGAGCCGGAGAAGGGCGGCCGGTGGTACGAGCGCACCGCCGACGGCAAGGAGTGCGACTGGGGCCACGTACTCGAGTGGGATCCGCCGCACCACGTCGCGCTGTCGTGGGACATCAAGCCGGCCTTCGATGGCGTCGATCCCGAGCGGGCCAGTCGCATCGACGTACGGTTCGAGGCCGACACCGAGAAGCGGACGACGGTCACGCTCGTGCACTCCGAGTTCGAGAAGCACGGCGACGACTGGCAGCAGCTGCGCAACGGTGTCGGTGCGGACGACGGCTGGGGCGGCATCCTGACCGCGTACGTCGAAGCGGCCAACGCCTGA
- the corA gene encoding magnesium/cobalt transporter CorA: MAATSTSTNNLRNRNAVLTGRRARAMMRVLRGRPPQGIAPAPVESDSVLEPASAIVDWAFYKNGVRQYEVTSYTDAVRRARKGGGFVWIGLFEPTADQLAGIADEFDLHPLAVEDAVDAHQRPKLERYDDTLFAVFKTVRYCPHELGTTTSEIVQTGEVMAFVGPSFVVTVRHGDHGALGKVRTQLESNAEHLALGPSAVLHAVADGVVDDYLAAVDRLQDDIDELEAAVFGTRGARSVDRVYHLKREVLELKRAVAPLAGPLHELAQRPMRLVVPDIREYFRDVEDHLARVREQVVSFDELLTSILQASLARLTVAENEDIRKISAWVAIIASPTMIAGIYGMNFDFMPELRWRFGYFMVLGLMLVVCFSLHRFFKRNGWL; this comes from the coding sequence ATGGCCGCAACCAGCACCAGCACCAACAACCTGCGCAACCGCAATGCGGTTCTTACCGGACGCCGGGCACGCGCGATGATGCGCGTGCTTCGAGGACGTCCCCCGCAGGGCATCGCCCCCGCGCCCGTGGAATCCGACTCCGTCCTCGAGCCCGCGTCGGCCATCGTCGACTGGGCGTTCTACAAGAACGGCGTCCGCCAGTACGAGGTGACCTCGTACACCGATGCCGTCCGTCGCGCCCGCAAGGGCGGCGGCTTCGTCTGGATCGGTCTGTTCGAGCCGACCGCCGACCAGCTCGCGGGCATCGCGGACGAGTTCGACCTGCACCCGTTGGCCGTTGAGGACGCGGTGGACGCGCACCAGCGGCCGAAGCTGGAGCGGTACGACGACACTTTGTTCGCGGTATTCAAGACCGTGCGCTACTGCCCGCACGAGCTCGGCACGACGACGTCGGAGATCGTGCAGACCGGCGAGGTGATGGCGTTCGTCGGCCCCTCGTTCGTCGTCACCGTTCGGCACGGTGACCATGGCGCGTTGGGCAAAGTACGTACGCAGCTGGAGAGCAACGCCGAGCACCTCGCGCTCGGCCCGTCTGCCGTCCTGCACGCGGTTGCCGACGGTGTGGTCGACGACTATCTGGCCGCGGTGGACCGGCTGCAAGACGACATTGACGAGCTCGAGGCCGCCGTTTTCGGTACCCGTGGTGCGCGAAGCGTCGACCGCGTCTATCACTTGAAGCGTGAAGTGCTCGAGCTCAAGCGGGCGGTGGCGCCGTTGGCGGGGCCGCTGCACGAGCTGGCGCAGCGACCGATGCGGCTGGTCGTACCGGACATTCGCGAGTACTTCCGCGACGTCGAGGACCACTTGGCGCGGGTGCGTGAGCAGGTGGTCTCGTTCGACGAGCTGCTGACGTCGATCCTGCAGGCGAGCCTGGCCCGGTTGACGGTCGCGGAGAACGAGGACATCCGCAAGATCTCCGCTTGGGTGGCGATCATCGCGTCGCCGACGATGATCGCGGGCATCTACGGGATGAACTTCGACTTCATGCCGGAGCTGCGGTGGCGGTTCGGCTACTTCATGGTGCTGGGACTCATGCTCGTCGTGTGCTTCTCCCTGCACCGGTTCTTCAAGCGCAACGGCTGGCTCTAA
- a CDS encoding general stress protein, whose product MSLPLPEPPTGLPVGSYPNYAEAQRAVDYLSDQKFPVEQVTIVGSDLRLVERVTGRITQGSAILAGAGSGAWFGLFVGVLMSLLPPSNFLLIILGVVIGALFGLIFGWVGYRATGGNRDFTSRTQVVAAKYDVLCNPHHAEEARNHLAQLALKTGTL is encoded by the coding sequence ATGTCCCTGCCACTTCCCGAACCGCCCACCGGTCTGCCCGTCGGTTCGTACCCGAACTACGCCGAGGCGCAGCGTGCGGTGGACTATCTGTCCGACCAGAAGTTCCCCGTGGAGCAGGTGACGATCGTCGGGAGCGACCTGCGACTCGTCGAGCGCGTCACCGGCCGGATCACCCAGGGCAGCGCAATCCTGGCGGGCGCCGGAAGCGGAGCTTGGTTCGGTCTGTTCGTCGGCGTCCTGATGTCCCTGCTGCCGCCTTCGAACTTCCTGCTGATCATCCTCGGCGTCGTCATCGGTGCGCTGTTCGGCCTGATCTTCGGTTGGGTCGGCTACCGCGCGACCGGCGGCAACCGTGACTTCACCTCGCGTACGCAGGTCGTCGCCGCCAAGTACGACGTGCTCTGCAACCCGCACCATGCCGAAGAAGCGCGCAACCATCTCGCGCAGCTCGCGCTGAAGACCGGGACGCTGTGA
- a CDS encoding histidine phosphatase family protein translates to MTEGAELWIARHGETEWSRTHRHTSTTDLPLTSAGEQAAKALAERLAGTTFDLVLTSPLQRARQTARLAGFGDRAVVDPDAHEWRYGEYEGRTTAEIRETVPGWTVFRAPSPGGETAADVAARVDRLIARVRREATTALLFAHGHVLRVLAARWVDLPPEAGAHLVLNVATLSVLGWERDTPAVERWNS, encoded by the coding sequence GTGACCGAAGGCGCCGAGCTCTGGATCGCTCGTCACGGCGAGACCGAGTGGAGCCGTACGCATCGCCACACCAGTACGACCGATCTCCCGCTGACGTCGGCGGGAGAGCAAGCCGCGAAGGCGCTCGCGGAACGGCTGGCCGGCACCACGTTCGACCTGGTGCTGACCAGCCCGCTGCAGCGCGCTCGGCAGACCGCCCGGCTCGCCGGCTTCGGCGACCGGGCGGTGGTCGATCCGGACGCGCACGAGTGGCGGTACGGCGAGTACGAGGGCAGGACCACCGCCGAGATCCGCGAGACCGTCCCGGGTTGGACGGTCTTCAGAGCGCCGTCGCCCGGCGGCGAGACCGCTGCCGACGTTGCCGCACGCGTGGATCGGCTGATCGCGCGGGTGCGGCGCGAGGCGACGACGGCACTGTTGTTCGCGCATGGGCATGTGTTGCGCGTCCTCGCCGCACGCTGGGTCGACCTGCCACCCGAGGCCGGCGCCCATCTGGTGTTGAACGTCGCGACGCTCAGCGTGCTGGGCTGGGAGCGCGACACTCCCGCGGTGGAACGCTGGAACTCCTGA
- a CDS encoding VOC family protein: MDRYMHGVPCWVDTTQPAPAAAQAFYTKLFGWTYETHDGSGYAMAKLRDGYAGAITAADQEAPATWNTYVWVDDVDEVAQRAAKAGGTVLVSPYDLGQDGRSATIADPAGARLQLWQPGDHRGADRINEPGSWNFNDLQTTDVEGAKAFYGEVFGWHADEIDFGFGKSWMWKLDGYGDLLANFDPNIRERQAADQAPDGFWDVVAWMSEVTDETPPTWGITFSVENTDAALDRATKGGAEVIVPAYDAGPVRTAVIKDPQGAVLTLSKYTSPTT; encoded by the coding sequence ATGGACCGATACATGCACGGTGTGCCCTGCTGGGTCGACACCACCCAGCCCGCCCCGGCCGCGGCGCAAGCCTTCTACACGAAGCTGTTCGGCTGGACGTACGAGACCCACGACGGCAGCGGGTACGCGATGGCCAAACTGCGCGACGGGTACGCCGGCGCGATCACGGCCGCTGACCAAGAAGCGCCGGCGACCTGGAACACCTACGTCTGGGTCGACGACGTGGACGAGGTCGCCCAACGCGCCGCGAAGGCGGGCGGAACGGTCCTCGTCAGCCCGTACGACCTCGGCCAGGACGGCCGCTCGGCCACGATCGCCGATCCGGCGGGCGCGAGGCTCCAGCTCTGGCAGCCCGGCGACCACCGCGGCGCCGACCGGATCAACGAGCCCGGTTCCTGGAACTTCAACGACCTCCAGACCACCGATGTCGAGGGCGCGAAGGCCTTCTACGGCGAGGTGTTCGGCTGGCACGCGGACGAGATCGACTTCGGGTTCGGCAAGAGCTGGATGTGGAAGCTGGACGGGTACGGCGACCTGCTCGCGAACTTCGACCCGAACATCCGCGAGCGCCAGGCCGCCGACCAGGCACCCGACGGCTTCTGGGACGTCGTCGCCTGGATGAGCGAGGTCACCGACGAGACGCCGCCGACCTGGGGCATCACGTTCAGCGTCGAAAACACTGACGCCGCGCTGGATCGGGCGACCAAGGGCGGCGCCGAGGTGATCGTTCCCGCCTACGATGCCGGCCCCGTCCGCACCGCCGTGATCAAGGACCCGCAGGGCGCCGTCCTCACCTTGAGCAAGTACACGTCGCCGACGACCTGA
- a CDS encoding NUDIX hydrolase — translation MPTRVPCVGALVHDDQGRLLLIRRGRPPSEGLWSVPGGRVEPGESGAEATAREVREETGLTVRVGQLIGSVERPGRTDDEVYVIDDYAATLVGDPHPTAGDDASEVRWVTGEELEDLPLTPGLLETLTAWRQLPRRFRPETDRKPA, via the coding sequence ATGCCGACCCGAGTGCCCTGCGTGGGCGCACTCGTGCACGACGACCAAGGCCGACTGCTGCTCATCCGGCGCGGTAGGCCGCCGTCCGAAGGCCTGTGGTCGGTACCGGGCGGGCGGGTCGAGCCGGGCGAGTCCGGCGCAGAGGCCACCGCCCGGGAGGTACGGGAGGAGACCGGCCTGACCGTACGCGTCGGCCAGCTGATCGGCTCGGTCGAACGCCCCGGCCGCACCGACGACGAGGTGTACGTCATCGACGACTACGCCGCCACGCTCGTCGGCGACCCCCACCCCACCGCCGGCGACGACGCGAGCGAGGTGCGGTGGGTCACCGGCGAGGAGCTCGAAGACCTCCCGCTCACCCCGGGACTCCTCGAGACTCTCACCGCCTGGCGGCAACTTCCCCGACGATTCAGGCCAGAAACTGACCGGAAGCCTGCATAG
- a CDS encoding RecB family exonuclease — protein MTAPEQLGFEQMPRRLFRATPTRLLGWLDCPRRYRFTYLDRPPPPKGPPWAHNSLGAAVHTALASWWRLPLEHRTVEAAGELVERGWLEDGFRDEAQSYRWRQHARRLVETYTTGLDPADEPKGVERTVALTTSTLALSGRVDRIDERLIPADDPDTDGPVREVSAVELVIVDYKTGRHVLDTDDARTSLALAVYAAAAARTLRRRCRRVELHHLPTGRVASWEHSPESITRHLLRAESIGEEAYAAEQAFRAGLDDAAKDRVFPPIVGSQCQWCDFANHCPEGRRAYTSHRPWDGLDPEV, from the coding sequence ATGACCGCGCCCGAACAGCTCGGCTTCGAGCAGATGCCACGCCGGCTGTTTCGCGCGACTCCGACCAGGTTGCTCGGCTGGCTCGACTGTCCGCGGCGGTACCGGTTCACCTACCTCGACCGGCCGCCACCGCCGAAGGGTCCGCCCTGGGCGCACAACAGCCTCGGGGCGGCCGTCCACACCGCGCTCGCCTCCTGGTGGCGGCTCCCGCTCGAGCACCGCACCGTCGAGGCCGCCGGCGAGCTGGTCGAGCGAGGCTGGCTGGAGGACGGCTTCCGCGACGAGGCGCAGAGCTACCGCTGGCGCCAACACGCGAGGCGACTGGTCGAGACCTACACCACCGGTCTCGATCCGGCCGACGAGCCCAAAGGCGTCGAACGCACCGTCGCCCTCACCACCTCGACGCTCGCCCTGTCTGGACGGGTCGACCGGATCGACGAACGGCTGATCCCCGCCGACGATCCCGACACCGACGGCCCGGTACGCGAGGTCAGCGCGGTCGAGCTCGTCATCGTCGACTACAAGACCGGCCGGCACGTCCTCGACACCGACGACGCCCGTACCTCGCTCGCCCTCGCGGTCTACGCGGCCGCGGCGGCACGGACGCTCCGCAGGCGCTGCCGGCGGGTCGAGCTGCACCACCTGCCCACCGGACGCGTCGCCTCCTGGGAGCACTCCCCCGAGTCGATCACGCGCCACCTGCTCCGCGCGGAGAGCATTGGCGAGGAGGCGTACGCCGCCGAGCAGGCGTTCCGCGCCGGGCTCGACGACGCCGCCAAGGATCGGGTGTTTCCGCCGATCGTCGGATCGCAGTGCCAGTGGTGCGACTTCGCCAACCACTGCCCCGAAGGCCGCCGCGCCTACACGTCCCACCGCCCCTGGGACGGCCTGGACCCGGAGGTCTGA
- a CDS encoding MarC family protein → MRNLLDWQLFGEVAITLAVIMDPPGTIPIFLALTSGKTVGVRRRAAWQAVAVAFTVIVAFAIFGQSILSYLHISLPALQGAGGLLLLLVALELLTGRASEPSATADVNVALVPLGTPLLAGPGAIVATMVFSRQVDSVRTFASVALAIVAVHVMLWLSMRYSVLIIRLIKDSGVTLVTRISGLLVSAIAVQLIADAIRSFVAEP, encoded by the coding sequence ATGAGGAACCTGCTCGACTGGCAGCTCTTCGGCGAGGTCGCGATCACGCTCGCGGTGATCATGGACCCGCCGGGCACGATCCCGATCTTCCTCGCCCTGACCTCCGGCAAGACCGTGGGCGTCCGCCGCCGGGCAGCCTGGCAAGCGGTGGCGGTGGCGTTCACGGTGATCGTGGCGTTCGCGATCTTCGGGCAGAGCATCCTGAGCTACCTGCACATCAGCCTGCCCGCGTTGCAGGGAGCCGGTGGCCTGTTGCTGCTGCTCGTTGCCTTGGAGCTGCTCACCGGGCGCGCCTCCGAGCCGTCGGCGACAGCGGACGTGAACGTCGCCCTGGTGCCATTGGGTACGCCGCTGTTAGCGGGGCCGGGCGCGATCGTGGCGACGATGGTGTTCTCGCGACAGGTGGACTCGGTCCGCACGTTCGCCTCCGTGGCCCTGGCCATCGTGGCCGTCCACGTGATGCTGTGGCTGTCGATGCGCTACTCGGTGCTGATCATTCGGTTGATCAAGGACAGCGGAGTCACGCTGGTGACGCGCATCTCGGGCCTGCTGGTCTCGGCCATCGCCGTGCAGCTGATCGCCGACGCCATCCGCTCCTTCGTCGCCGAGCCCTAA
- a CDS encoding PHP domain-containing protein codes for MRIDLHAHTSRSDGTDSPVELIQAASAAGLDVVALTDHDTFIGWDEARAEAERLRVGLIVGAEISCRFGHMGVHLLAYLPDPTDPTLQNELERVREGRNARVPLILERLAALGVNLTLEDVAAESVEATSLGRPHIADALVARGYVASRKEAFDRWLAEGKPGYITRYAPDPESTIRFVIEAGGVPVLAHPWGRGSRSVLTPSVLADFAALGLAGVEVDHHDHDPATREALRSLTSSLGLIATGSSDYHGAGKTDHDLGSCTTSPEQFERLLEVAAKNSEASDRSAATPYLP; via the coding sequence GTGCGCATCGATCTGCACGCTCATACGAGCCGTTCCGACGGGACCGATTCGCCGGTCGAGCTGATCCAGGCCGCTTCGGCGGCGGGGTTGGACGTCGTGGCGTTGACCGACCACGACACGTTCATCGGCTGGGACGAGGCGCGCGCCGAGGCCGAACGGCTCCGCGTCGGGCTGATCGTCGGCGCGGAGATCTCCTGCCGGTTCGGGCACATGGGCGTCCACCTGCTCGCGTACCTGCCCGACCCGACCGACCCGACGTTGCAGAACGAGCTGGAACGAGTCCGCGAGGGCCGGAACGCGCGGGTGCCGCTGATCCTCGAGCGGCTCGCGGCGCTGGGCGTGAACCTGACGCTCGAGGACGTCGCGGCGGAGTCGGTGGAGGCGACGTCGCTCGGCCGGCCGCACATCGCGGACGCGCTGGTGGCGCGCGGGTATGTCGCGTCGCGCAAGGAGGCGTTCGACCGGTGGCTCGCCGAGGGGAAGCCGGGCTACATCACGCGGTACGCGCCGGATCCGGAGTCGACGATTCGGTTCGTGATCGAGGCTGGTGGGGTGCCCGTTCTGGCGCATCCGTGGGGACGCGGGAGCCGGTCGGTGTTGACGCCTTCGGTGCTCGCGGACTTCGCTGCGCTGGGGTTGGCCGGGGTGGAGGTGGATCATCACGACCACGACCCGGCGACGCGGGAGGCGCTGCGGTCGCTGACTTCCTCGCTGGGGCTGATCGCTACGGGATCCTCGGACTATCACGGGGCGGGGAAGACGGACCACGATCTGGGGAGCTGTACGACGTCGCCGGAGCAGTTCGAGCGGTTGTTGGAGGTCGCCGCGAAGAACTCCGAGGCTTCGGATCGGTCCGCGGCTACGCCTTATCTGCCATGA